In Macrobrachium nipponense isolate FS-2020 chromosome 30, ASM1510439v2, whole genome shotgun sequence, a genomic segment contains:
- the LOC135202390 gene encoding kynurenine/alpha-aminoadipate aminotransferase, mitochondrial-like isoform X2: MDHQYLRFLNDIASERKESLLRVTFNEQNESAGIIKMGGGMPNPKLSPIREGSLTLADGRMITLNEPLMEEALQYGSSTGYGPLMKQIESLTQRFHAPPCWPNTMMFVTAGSLSGLSLAIEAMISKGDYIIIDNPCYPGTLAITDPYKPRYLGVEADADGMNPESLRSVLSPWNPQKAREATHGVPKFLYTNPNGCNPTGGVTTTERKKEIYKIASEYNIIILEDDPYYFLQFRDQKDFPPSYLSLDVDGRVIRFDSFSKSLSAGLRVGYITGPQPLIKRLNYHQQCSVSHASMLSQVIISEILRLMGEDGFLEHVRKVQEFYRSQRDKMLDAATKHLSGLCQWDVPAGGMFFWMKVVGVKDTLKLTKKLSETKRVIVIPGVGFLPQENQASPYIRISFSTATKQEMDEGFRRIAELLKEEAAVNK; this comes from the exons ATGGATCATCAATACCTGAGGTTTCTGAACGATATTGCGAGCGAAAGAAAGGAGTCTCTACTGAGGGTGACTT TTAACGAACAGAACGAATCTGCCGGCATAATCAAGATGGGAGGTGGAATGCCAAATCCCAAGTTATCCCCCATTCGAGAAGGATCACTGACGCTGGCTGACGGACGGATGATAACTTTGAATGAGCCTCTGATGGAGGAGGCACTGCAATACGGCTCCAGCACCGG TTATGGACCTCTGATGAAGCAAATTGAATCTTTAACCCAGAGATTTCATGCGCCGCCATGTTGGCCTAACACCATGATGTTTGTGACAGCTGGGAGCCTAAGCGGACTTTCTTTGGCAATAGAAGCGATGATCAGCAAAGGCGATTATATCATTATAGACAACCCTTGCTACCCTGGTACCCTGGCCATT ACGGATCCTTACAAGCCTCGTTACCTGGGCGTAGAGGCTGACGCTGACGGAATGAACCCAGAAAGTCTGAGATCTGTTCTCTCCCCCTGGAATCCACAAAAGGCACGAGAGGCTACTCACGGGGTTCCTAAA TTCCTTTATACGAACCCAAATGGGTGTAACCCAACTGGAGGAGTCACCACGACCGAGAGAAAGAAGGAGATCTATAAGATTGCCAGCGAATACAACATCATCATCTTAGAAGACGACCCCTACTATTTTCTCCAGTTCCGTGACCAAAAG GATTTTCCTCCGAGCTACCTCAGCCTAGACGTCGACGGGAGAGTCATTCGCtttgattccttctcgaagtcaCTAAGCGCTGGGCTGAGGGTTGGATACATAACGGGGCCTCAGCCTCTGATAAAGAGGCTGAACTACCACCAGCAGTGCTCCGTTTCCCATGCTTCAATGCTCTCACAG GTTATCATAAGTGAAATTCTGAGACTGATGGGCGAGGACGGATTCCTGGAACACGTGAGGAAAGTTCAGGAATTCTACAGGAGCCAGAGAGACAAAATGCTGGACGCAGCTACCAAACATCTCTctg GTCTGTGTCAATGGGATGTTCCAGCAGGAGGGATGTTCTTCTGGATGAAG GTGGTGGGAGTGAAAGACACACTGAAACTGACGAAAAAACTGAGTGAGACCAAAAGAGTCATCGTGATACCAGGCGTAGGATTTCTGCCCCAAGAAAACCAGGCTTCGCCTTACATAAGGATCTCTTTTTCCACGGCTACCAAGCAGGAAATGGACGAG GGATTTCGCAGAATAGCCGAACTGCTTAAGGAAGAAGCGGCAGTGAATAAATAA
- the LOC135202390 gene encoding kynurenine/alpha-aminoadipate aminotransferase, mitochondrial-like isoform X1 codes for MTVLERIKSCQAPALHLGKRGFKDESVTICSVLCENTILNSADKTIYKRMDHQYLRFLNDIASERKESLLRVTFNEQNESAGIIKMGGGMPNPKLSPIREGSLTLADGRMITLNEPLMEEALQYGSSTGYGPLMKQIESLTQRFHAPPCWPNTMMFVTAGSLSGLSLAIEAMISKGDYIIIDNPCYPGTLAITDPYKPRYLGVEADADGMNPESLRSVLSPWNPQKAREATHGVPKFLYTNPNGCNPTGGVTTTERKKEIYKIASEYNIIILEDDPYYFLQFRDQKDFPPSYLSLDVDGRVIRFDSFSKSLSAGLRVGYITGPQPLIKRLNYHQQCSVSHASMLSQVIISEILRLMGEDGFLEHVRKVQEFYRSQRDKMLDAATKHLSGLCQWDVPAGGMFFWMKVVGVKDTLKLTKKLSETKRVIVIPGVGFLPQENQASPYIRISFSTATKQEMDEGFRRIAELLKEEAAVNK; via the exons ATGACCGTTTTGGAAAGAATTAAATCTTGCCAGGCTCCGGCACTGCATCTCGGCAAAAGAGGTTTTAAAGACGAATCTGTAACAATCTGCTCGGTGCTCTGCGAGAACACAATTCTTAATAGCGCTGACAAGACAATATACAAAAG AATGGATCATCAATACCTGAGGTTTCTGAACGATATTGCGAGCGAAAGAAAGGAGTCTCTACTGAGGGTGACTT TTAACGAACAGAACGAATCTGCCGGCATAATCAAGATGGGAGGTGGAATGCCAAATCCCAAGTTATCCCCCATTCGAGAAGGATCACTGACGCTGGCTGACGGACGGATGATAACTTTGAATGAGCCTCTGATGGAGGAGGCACTGCAATACGGCTCCAGCACCGG TTATGGACCTCTGATGAAGCAAATTGAATCTTTAACCCAGAGATTTCATGCGCCGCCATGTTGGCCTAACACCATGATGTTTGTGACAGCTGGGAGCCTAAGCGGACTTTCTTTGGCAATAGAAGCGATGATCAGCAAAGGCGATTATATCATTATAGACAACCCTTGCTACCCTGGTACCCTGGCCATT ACGGATCCTTACAAGCCTCGTTACCTGGGCGTAGAGGCTGACGCTGACGGAATGAACCCAGAAAGTCTGAGATCTGTTCTCTCCCCCTGGAATCCACAAAAGGCACGAGAGGCTACTCACGGGGTTCCTAAA TTCCTTTATACGAACCCAAATGGGTGTAACCCAACTGGAGGAGTCACCACGACCGAGAGAAAGAAGGAGATCTATAAGATTGCCAGCGAATACAACATCATCATCTTAGAAGACGACCCCTACTATTTTCTCCAGTTCCGTGACCAAAAG GATTTTCCTCCGAGCTACCTCAGCCTAGACGTCGACGGGAGAGTCATTCGCtttgattccttctcgaagtcaCTAAGCGCTGGGCTGAGGGTTGGATACATAACGGGGCCTCAGCCTCTGATAAAGAGGCTGAACTACCACCAGCAGTGCTCCGTTTCCCATGCTTCAATGCTCTCACAG GTTATCATAAGTGAAATTCTGAGACTGATGGGCGAGGACGGATTCCTGGAACACGTGAGGAAAGTTCAGGAATTCTACAGGAGCCAGAGAGACAAAATGCTGGACGCAGCTACCAAACATCTCTctg GTCTGTGTCAATGGGATGTTCCAGCAGGAGGGATGTTCTTCTGGATGAAG GTGGTGGGAGTGAAAGACACACTGAAACTGACGAAAAAACTGAGTGAGACCAAAAGAGTCATCGTGATACCAGGCGTAGGATTTCTGCCCCAAGAAAACCAGGCTTCGCCTTACATAAGGATCTCTTTTTCCACGGCTACCAAGCAGGAAATGGACGAG GGATTTCGCAGAATAGCCGAACTGCTTAAGGAAGAAGCGGCAGTGAATAAATAA